The Setaria viridis chromosome 6, Setaria_viridis_v4.0, whole genome shotgun sequence genome contains a region encoding:
- the LOC117860026 gene encoding mini zinc finger protein 4 translates to MKRMVILRRCHPPPPPEALLAGGCCGGGGGGVRYGECRRNHAASMGGHAVDGCREFLAEGEEGTTAALRCAACGCHRSFHRRVVQRCCCCLCCGAGAAARWGGGDDGRCSPESSASSTTPR, encoded by the coding sequence ATGAAGAGGATGGTGATCCTGAGGAggtgccacccgccgccgccgccggaggcgctCCTGGCGGGCGGGTgctgcgggggcggcggcggcggcgtgcggtaCGGGGAGTGCCGGCGGAACCACGCGGCGAGCATGGGCGGGCACGCCGTGGACGGGTGCCGCGAGTTCCTGGCCGAGGGGGAGGAAGGCACCACCGCCGCGCTCCGCTGCGCGGCGTGCGGGTGCCACCGCAGCTTCCACCGCCGCGTGGTgcagcgctgctgctgctgcctctgctgcggcgccggcgccgctgcccgctggggcggcggcgacgatggccgCTGCTCGCCGGAGTCCTCGGCGTCCAGCACCACGCCCAGGTAG